A genomic region of Cherax quadricarinatus isolate ZL_2023a chromosome 42, ASM3850222v1, whole genome shotgun sequence contains the following coding sequences:
- the LOC128695715 gene encoding uncharacterized protein isoform X5, with product MSSLRNGSKSSDIHSIPHYKSQEKDKAVLRNKAVSLSCASSTIKAAVYKGNKSLPSCKLKSKPNYAVMEGSSSPRINDNFQSSIEKVNIFGPDKVLLVKVLDDKNEKESLKGKLEDQHYSFESFGNKIVKLTSSRRIKEEKTFSDSRLGKRESDIVFEKSFVHTRCHKPKYVVSSLNNLAVSENVSTQDFEKWNPNPVNKVFNLTNSLAQSKDDTYQVKYLEDGCCSIKKVQESPELFKTNQQDTSSQVYKPSVGKQHSCNNNQKNIQRSSEKSSNSLNGCFSSVDDNDCIEDLLRDLCYNQGMEEIPLLDDECLFPSMDEDSTFSNSSNTADKCQLQNCCQSVKSVSASNTNNGSLRDLKDTVLTGLPEDIEQNDHKLKFLEQIDIPEHFSVVDDPVNLINGKKNIHSSILSVISCSEKMHIKTCVMKKDQIDKTDKCILINNMGVLTESASEGARTSCSHASNVVWSLQTPKPSVVSHFSSPTRHKEIYTNKMYLDNGNSNYCNLPDISVTLEGCSLPLNESTNEKCIDDLLKHYIDKEVNADTVQGRLVEKSYKADDSFSSSILGFDQENKIMTKLENELCSEKVLEVAKNEVHSNCHSLSTSKVLSMPELSSEGLSAGHSDELLLNVLTSDINSDVNNTTSMLEKDVNNHVYISKSGKSDELMLPSNKPSSMSEHFDSKNVDNSNEINNLLDSFFQEVEQCGIEVDNSNKSCVYSSIAGNISATNTDCSLGLLADTTNSETLIDDIFKTLDTGSFTSTAKTDELGNVIKHTVAVAKKEVVSCGILDALPKSSGSLPRDPEVANKSENAKSKLEGNKVKRTVSFKTRPANRPIKCVVHGQVVENKLQKQHRPLRFVLDKDRRLQNQDGSTSWPRREEFNPEQFNRERNMHNYKRRHKVENSNDIGSQLKPISTMAPTPIFANSIAASVTKFVVPYNTVESSKFVLPVGRTGLSISIPKNAPTSIASFLPPVATKCGIPSTRPAHILPSTNKSFSQDKVVTITSSVKSQTPSLVTNIPQQGNTVIFSQDAGKLVPTTVITQPMYQVTIPQTSPMESVYMMVPASSSTQFVSRSGPPSLVSTILPWQTSGQFCATNPVNSGKISSCTGKSPVTKYCLKSYVHPDASKSAQMKSASFLTAKVPVIFNTNTSGPVKILINTKSNIVSNIKNNVRSQDNRDSNVELTSEQNCKSEYVHSLRQRLLKKKPYPDFIQKKLTYLLRDELKSHLPGMPETILKLLDLPPQALRRGYFVVRDLKALRTEALRLHLGVIYREHVKVCTVNNCQTCFDFLQRKERLSLARKEQSTSSKFQGRRTSLGKGRTRGRGRKRRGGRAGGTNDNDPSYEPPQSFFNNSKRKFEDNQDKVLKIAKSGNSVEKYNSVPELVNEIQIMDNHSFRIKIKRSYSESDIHTLTEMTSLKVDRPRSCDDSYLVLYHTLKDSCRCQNLGWFGNFLKEQENKITKQIQVCSHGTKVEKRESFTENMLKTATYDLLLKKQLEKDYIPFSETNGGEQKQQQQQSSGVCLKPLSLKLQSLEIGPLIIAAKYSIFYPKLHVIYSARKMVYEFVIWPHHVKDKEQTVVEPPVENPLHLLLTIDVPFKSLHAISVNFNKVVLVVNSIPIMQVIGRRGISRFMLTEEDILSPAQRDHLSRMKAALTIYPLHKFLLLEQGKGQILHDGLCGFSTWFTQMLAQNFPIKDNHIPSWTLSSSLDTSFPVSELLCIKLQGNVALCSLQSSTSISSSNLPGKGV from the exons ATGAGTTCATTGAGGAATGGCAGTAAGTCTAGTGACATTCATTCTATACCTCATTATAAAAGCCAGGAAAAAGATAAAGCTGTGTTAAGAAACAAAGCAGTCTCTCTAAGCTGTGCAAGCAGTACAATTAAGGCTGCGGTATATAAAGGCAACAAAAGTCTACCCAGCTGTAAACTTAAAAGCAAACCTAATTATGCAGTAATGGAGGGGTCTTCTAGCCCTAGGATTAATGATAATTTTCAAAGTAGCATTGAAAAGGTTAACATATTTGGCCCTGATAAAGTATTACTCGTAAAAGTCCTGGATGACAAAAATGAAAAGGAGAGTTTGAAGGGAAAGCTTGAAGACCAGCACTATTCATTTGAATCTTTCGGAAACAAAATAGTAAAGTTAACTTCATCAAGAAGAATTAAGGAAGAAAAGACCTTCAGTGATTCTAGGTTGGGAAAGAGAGAGTCAGACATAGTGTTTGAGAAGTCCTTTGTTCATACCAGATGTCATAAGCCTAAATATGTTGTATCCAGTTTAAATAACTTAGCAGTTTCTGAAAATGTTTCCACTCAGGACTTTGAAAAATGGAATCCAAATCCAGTAAATAAGGTATTTAACTTGACAAATTCATTAGCACAATCTAAAGATGATACATATCAGGTTAAATACTTAGAAGATGGCTGCTGTAGCATTAAAAAGGTGCAGGAAAGTCCTGAATTATTTAAAACTAATCAGCAAGACACTAGTTCACAAGTATACAAACCCAGTGTTGGTAAACAACATAGCTGTAATAATAATCAAAAGAATATCCAGAGATCTAGTGAAAAAAGTAGTAATTCACTGAATGGCTGTTTTTCATCAGTAGATGATAACGACTGTATTGAAGATCTGTTAAGGGATCTGTGCTACAATCAAGGTATGGAAGAAATTCCACTTCTGGATGATGAATGTTTGTTTCCTTCTATGGATGAAGATTCCACATTTTCAAATTCTAGTAACACAGCAGATAAATGTCAGCTGCAAAATTGTTGTCAATCAGTTAAATCTGTTAGTGCAAGTAACACTAATAATGGTTCCCTGAGGGACTTAAAAGATACTGTTTTGACAGGGCTGCCAGAGGACATAGAGCAAAATGATCACAAGTTGAAGTTTTTAGAGCAAATAGATATACCAGAGCACTTCTCTGTTGTAGATGATCCTGTTAATTTAATTAATGGAAAGAAAAATATTCATAGTagtattctgtctgtcatttcaTGCTCAGAAAAAATGCACATTAAAACATGTGTAATGAAAAAAGATCAAATAGATAAGACAGACAAATGTATACTTATAAATAATATGGGAGTATTGACAGAAAGTGCCTCTGAAGGAGCAAGGACTTCTTGTAGCCATGCTAGTAATGTAGTATGGAGCCTCCAGACACCAAAACCATcagttgtgtcccattttagttCACCTACTCGCCATAAAGAAATTTATACTAACAAAATGTATTTGGATAATGGAAATAGCAATTATTGTAATTTGCCAGATATTTCTGTAACCTTGGAAGGTTGTAGCTTACCACTTAATGAAAGTACAAATGAAAAATGTATTGATGATTTGCTCAAACATTATATAGACAAAGAAGTAAATGCAGATACAGTTCAAGGGAGATTAGTCGAAAAGTCTTACAAGGCTGATGATAGCTTTTCTTCAAGTATTTTAGGATTTGACCAAGAAAACAAAATTATGACAAAATTGGAAAATGAATTATGCTCAGAAAAAGTATTAGAAGTTGCAAAAAATGAAGTGCATTCCAATTGCCACAGTCTTTCTACTTCTAAAGTATTATCAATGCCTGAGCTCTCATCAGAAGGTTTATCTGCTGGACATTCAGACGAGCTCTTGTTAAATGTCTTGACATCTGATATTAATTCTGATGTTAATAATACAACTTCTATGCTGGAGAAAGATGTAAATaatcatgtatatatatctaAGAGTGGAAAATCTGATGAATTGATGCTACCTTCAAATAAACCTAGTAGTATGTCAGAGCATTTTGATTCAAAAAATGTTGATAATTCTAATGAAATTAATAACTTATTGGATTCATTTTTTCAAGAGGTTGAGCAGTGTGGCATTGAAGTTGATAATAGTAACAAATCGTGTGTATATTCTTCGATTGCTGGAAATATATCTGCTACAAACACTGACTGCAGTTTAGGACTTCTGGCAGATACCACAAATTCTGAAACATTAATAGATGATATATTTAAAACTCTAGATACTGGTTCCTTTACTTCAACTGCTAAAACAGATGAATTAGGAAATGTAATTAAGCACACTGTTGCAGTAGCAAAGAAGGAAGTTGTCTCTTGTGGAATACTTGATGCATTGCCAAAATCATCTGGTAGTCTCCCTAGAGATCCTGAAGTTGCTAACAAATCTGAGAATGCAAAATCTAAATTAGAAGGTAATAAAGTTAAAAGAACTGTATCATTTAAGACTCGACCAGCTAACAGACCTATTAAATGTGTTGTCCATGGACAAGTAGTAGAAAATAAATTACAGAAACAGCATAGGCCACTACGCTTTGTTCTTGATAAAGATAGACGACTGCAGAATCAGGATGGTTCAACTTCTTGGCCTAGGAGAGAAGAATTCAATCCTGAACAgtttaatagagagagaaatatgCATAATTACAAGAGAAGACATAAAGTGGAAAACAGTAATGATATTGGCTCACAATTAAAGCCTATCTCTACTATGGCTCCTACACCCATTTTTGCAAACAGTATAGCTGCATCAGTTACTAAATTTGTGGTCCCATATAATACAGTTGAATCTTCAAAATTTGTTTTGCCTGTTGGAAGAACAGGTTTGAGCATATCTATTCCAAAAAATGCACCAACAAGTATTGCATCATTCTTGCCACCAGTAGCTACAAAATGTGGCATACCTTCAACCAGACCTGCACACATTCTTCCCTCTACAAACAAAAGTTTCTCACAGGATAAAGTTGTCACAATCACAAGTTCAGTTAAATCTCAAACACCTTCCCTGGTAACTAATATTCCACAACAGGGAAATACTGTTATTTTTTCCCAGGATGCAGGAAAACTCGTTCCCACCACAGTTATAACCCAGCCAATGTATCAAGTAACTATTCCTCAAACCTCGCCCATGGAGTCAGTTTACATGATGGTCCCAGCAAGTTCAAGTACACAGTTTGTATCAAGGTCTGGTCCACCTTCATTGGTTTCTACCATATTACCATGGCAGACATCAGGACAGTTTTGTGCAACTAATCCTGTAAATTCAGGTAAAATTAGCAGTTGTACTGGGAAATCACCAGTCACAAAATATTGTCTGAAAAGTTACGTTCATCCAGATGCTTCCAAAAGTGCTCAGATGAAGTCTGCCTCATTTCTAACAGCAAAGGTTCCTGTCATTTTTAACACTAATACATCGGGACCAGTTAAAATATTAATTAACACCAAGTCCAATATTGTcagtaatataaaaaataatgtaagatCACAAGACAATAGAGATAGCAATGTTGAACTAACTAGTGAGCAGAACTGCAAATCTGAATATGTCCATAGTCTTCGACAAAGGCTATTAAAAAAAAAGCCATATCCTGATTTCATTCAAAAAAAGTTAACTTACCTCCTCAGGGATGAATTAAAATCACATTTGCCAGGTATGCCTGAAACTATTCTCAAACTACTTGATCTTCCACCACAGGCACTTCGCCGTGGTTACTTTGTTGTTAGAGACTTGAAAGCTCTACGAACCGAAGCATTAAGACTTCATTTAGGTGTTATTTATAGAGAGCATGTTAAAGTGTGCACAGTTAACAACTGTCAAACGTGCTTTGATTTTCTCCAGCGAAAAGAGAGGCTCTCGCTGGCACGAAAAGAGCAATCTACAAGTTCAAAGTTTCAAGGCAGGAGGACCAGCCTTGGAAAGGGGCGTACAAGAGGCAGGGGTCGTAAGAGAAGGGGTGGACGGGCAGGTGGAACAAATGACAACGATCCCAGTTATGAACCACCTCAAAGTTTTTTTAACAATTCAAAGAGGAAATTTGAGGATAACCAAGATAAAGTACTAAAAATAGCCAAATCAGGTAATTCTGTTGAGAAGTATAACAGTGTACCAGAATTGGTTAATGAAATTCAGATCATGGATAATCACTCATTCAGAATTAAAATAAAAAGATCATATTCTGAATCAGACATTCACACACTAACTGAGATGACCTCCCTTAAAGTTGACAGGCCTCGTAGTTGTGACGATTCCTACCTCGTGCTTTACCACACTCTCAAAGATTCATGCAGATGCCAAAATTTAGGATGGTTTGGAAATTTTCTAAAAGAACAAGAAAATAAAATTACAAAACAAATTCAAGTATGTAGTCATGGAACCAAGGTTGAAAAAAGGGAAAGTTTTACTGAGAACATGTTGAAAACTGCAACCTATGATTTACTCTTGAAAAAACAACTAGAAAAAG ATTATATACCTTTCTCTGAGACCAATGGAGGcgaacaaaagcagcagcagcagcagagtagtGGCGTCTGTCTAAAGCCATTGTCCCTTAAACTTCAGTCCTTAGAAATTGGCCCTTTAATTATTGCTGCCAAATACAGCATCTTCTACCCCAAACTGCATGTAATTTATTCTGCAAG GAAAATGGTTTATGAATTTGTGATCTGGCCACATCATGTGAAAGATAAAGAACAAACAGTGGTAGAGCCACCAGTTGAAAACCCCCTGCATCTCTTGCTTACTATTGATGTGCCCTTCAAAAGCCTCCATGCAATTTCAGTTAATTTTAACAAG
- the LOC128695715 gene encoding uncharacterized protein isoform X6 has translation MSSLRNGSKSSDIHSIPHYKSQEKDKAVLRNKAVSLSCASSTIKAAVYKGNKSLPSCKLKSKPNYAVMEGSSSPRINDNFQSSIEKVNIFGPDKVLLVKVLDDKNEKESLKGKLEDQHYSFESFGNKIVKLTSSRRIKEEKTFSDSRLGKRESDIVFEKSFVHTRCHKPKYVVSSLNNLAVSENVSTQDFEKWNPNPVNKVFNLTNSLAQSKDDTYQVKYLEDGCCSIKKVQESPELFKTNQQDTSSQVYKPSVGKQHSCNNNQKNIQRSSEKSSNSLNGCFSSVDDNDCIEDLLRDLCYNQGMEEIPLLDDECLFPSMDEDSTFSNSSNTADKCQLQNCCQSVKSVSASNTNNGSLRDLKDTVLTGLPEDIEQNDHKLKFLEQIDIPEHFSVVDDPVNLINGKKNIHSSILSVISCSEKMHIKTCVMKKDQIDKTDKCILINNMGVLTESASEGARTSCSHASNVVWSLQTPKPSVVSHFSSPTRHKEIYTNKMYLDNGNSNYCNLPDISVTLEGCSLPLNESTNEKCIDDLLKHYIDKEVNADTVQGRLVEKSYKADDSFSSSILGFDQENKIMTKLENELCSEKVLEVAKNEVHSNCHSLSTSKVLSMPELSSEGLSAGHSDELLLNVLTSDINSDVNNTTSMLEKDVNNHVYISKSGKSDELMLPSNKPSSMSEHFDSKNVDNSNEINNLLDSFFQEVEQCGIEVDNSNKSCVYSSIAGNISATNTDCSLGLLADTTNSETLIDDIFKTLDTGSFTSTAKTDELGNVIKHTVAVAKKEVVSCGILDALPKSSGSLPRDPEVANKSENAKSKLEGNKVKRTVSFKTRPANRPIKCVVHGQVVENKLQKQHRPLRFVLDKDRRLQNQDGSTSWPRREEFNPEQFNRERNMHNYKRRHKVENSNDIGSQLKPISTMAPTPIFANSIAASVTKFVVPYNTVESSKFVLPVGRTGLSISIPKNAPTSIASFLPPVATKCGIPSTRPAHILPSTNKSFSQDKVVTITSSVKSQTPSLVTNIPQQGNTVIFSQDAGKLVPTTVITQPMYQVTIPQTSPMESVYMMVPASSSTQFVSRSGPPSLVSTILPWQTSGQFCATNPVNSGKISSCTGKSPVTKYCLKSYVHPDASKSAQMKSASFLTAKVPVIFNTNTSGPVKILINTKSNIVSNIKNNVRSQDNRDSNVELTSEQNCKSEYVHSLRQRLLKKKPYPDFIQKKLTYLLRDELKSHLPGMPETILKLLDLPPQALRRGYFVVRDLKALRTEALRLHLGVIYREHVKVCTVNNCQTCFDFLQRKERLSLARKEQSTSSKFQGRRTSLGKGRTRGRGRKRRGGRAGGTNDNDPSYEPPQSFFNNSKRKFEDNQDKVLKIAKSGNSVEKYNSVPELVNEIQIMDNHSFRIKIKRSYSESDIHTLTEMTSLKVDRPRSCDDSYLVLYHTLKDSCRCQNLGWFGNFLKEQENKITKQIQVCSHGTKVEKRESFTENMLKTATYDLLLKKQLEKDYIPFSETNGGEQKQQQQQSSGVCLKPLSLKLQSLEIGPLIIAAKYSIFYPKLHVIYSARKMVYEFVIWPHHVKDKEQTVVEPPVENPLHLLLTIDVPFKSLHAISVNFNKVVLVVNSIPIMQVIGRRGISRFMLTEEDILSPAQRDHLSRMKAALTIYPLHKVTMRVRSAYQWEAVFHGVQIKSCSLSVVIIYAT, from the exons ATGAGTTCATTGAGGAATGGCAGTAAGTCTAGTGACATTCATTCTATACCTCATTATAAAAGCCAGGAAAAAGATAAAGCTGTGTTAAGAAACAAAGCAGTCTCTCTAAGCTGTGCAAGCAGTACAATTAAGGCTGCGGTATATAAAGGCAACAAAAGTCTACCCAGCTGTAAACTTAAAAGCAAACCTAATTATGCAGTAATGGAGGGGTCTTCTAGCCCTAGGATTAATGATAATTTTCAAAGTAGCATTGAAAAGGTTAACATATTTGGCCCTGATAAAGTATTACTCGTAAAAGTCCTGGATGACAAAAATGAAAAGGAGAGTTTGAAGGGAAAGCTTGAAGACCAGCACTATTCATTTGAATCTTTCGGAAACAAAATAGTAAAGTTAACTTCATCAAGAAGAATTAAGGAAGAAAAGACCTTCAGTGATTCTAGGTTGGGAAAGAGAGAGTCAGACATAGTGTTTGAGAAGTCCTTTGTTCATACCAGATGTCATAAGCCTAAATATGTTGTATCCAGTTTAAATAACTTAGCAGTTTCTGAAAATGTTTCCACTCAGGACTTTGAAAAATGGAATCCAAATCCAGTAAATAAGGTATTTAACTTGACAAATTCATTAGCACAATCTAAAGATGATACATATCAGGTTAAATACTTAGAAGATGGCTGCTGTAGCATTAAAAAGGTGCAGGAAAGTCCTGAATTATTTAAAACTAATCAGCAAGACACTAGTTCACAAGTATACAAACCCAGTGTTGGTAAACAACATAGCTGTAATAATAATCAAAAGAATATCCAGAGATCTAGTGAAAAAAGTAGTAATTCACTGAATGGCTGTTTTTCATCAGTAGATGATAACGACTGTATTGAAGATCTGTTAAGGGATCTGTGCTACAATCAAGGTATGGAAGAAATTCCACTTCTGGATGATGAATGTTTGTTTCCTTCTATGGATGAAGATTCCACATTTTCAAATTCTAGTAACACAGCAGATAAATGTCAGCTGCAAAATTGTTGTCAATCAGTTAAATCTGTTAGTGCAAGTAACACTAATAATGGTTCCCTGAGGGACTTAAAAGATACTGTTTTGACAGGGCTGCCAGAGGACATAGAGCAAAATGATCACAAGTTGAAGTTTTTAGAGCAAATAGATATACCAGAGCACTTCTCTGTTGTAGATGATCCTGTTAATTTAATTAATGGAAAGAAAAATATTCATAGTagtattctgtctgtcatttcaTGCTCAGAAAAAATGCACATTAAAACATGTGTAATGAAAAAAGATCAAATAGATAAGACAGACAAATGTATACTTATAAATAATATGGGAGTATTGACAGAAAGTGCCTCTGAAGGAGCAAGGACTTCTTGTAGCCATGCTAGTAATGTAGTATGGAGCCTCCAGACACCAAAACCATcagttgtgtcccattttagttCACCTACTCGCCATAAAGAAATTTATACTAACAAAATGTATTTGGATAATGGAAATAGCAATTATTGTAATTTGCCAGATATTTCTGTAACCTTGGAAGGTTGTAGCTTACCACTTAATGAAAGTACAAATGAAAAATGTATTGATGATTTGCTCAAACATTATATAGACAAAGAAGTAAATGCAGATACAGTTCAAGGGAGATTAGTCGAAAAGTCTTACAAGGCTGATGATAGCTTTTCTTCAAGTATTTTAGGATTTGACCAAGAAAACAAAATTATGACAAAATTGGAAAATGAATTATGCTCAGAAAAAGTATTAGAAGTTGCAAAAAATGAAGTGCATTCCAATTGCCACAGTCTTTCTACTTCTAAAGTATTATCAATGCCTGAGCTCTCATCAGAAGGTTTATCTGCTGGACATTCAGACGAGCTCTTGTTAAATGTCTTGACATCTGATATTAATTCTGATGTTAATAATACAACTTCTATGCTGGAGAAAGATGTAAATaatcatgtatatatatctaAGAGTGGAAAATCTGATGAATTGATGCTACCTTCAAATAAACCTAGTAGTATGTCAGAGCATTTTGATTCAAAAAATGTTGATAATTCTAATGAAATTAATAACTTATTGGATTCATTTTTTCAAGAGGTTGAGCAGTGTGGCATTGAAGTTGATAATAGTAACAAATCGTGTGTATATTCTTCGATTGCTGGAAATATATCTGCTACAAACACTGACTGCAGTTTAGGACTTCTGGCAGATACCACAAATTCTGAAACATTAATAGATGATATATTTAAAACTCTAGATACTGGTTCCTTTACTTCAACTGCTAAAACAGATGAATTAGGAAATGTAATTAAGCACACTGTTGCAGTAGCAAAGAAGGAAGTTGTCTCTTGTGGAATACTTGATGCATTGCCAAAATCATCTGGTAGTCTCCCTAGAGATCCTGAAGTTGCTAACAAATCTGAGAATGCAAAATCTAAATTAGAAGGTAATAAAGTTAAAAGAACTGTATCATTTAAGACTCGACCAGCTAACAGACCTATTAAATGTGTTGTCCATGGACAAGTAGTAGAAAATAAATTACAGAAACAGCATAGGCCACTACGCTTTGTTCTTGATAAAGATAGACGACTGCAGAATCAGGATGGTTCAACTTCTTGGCCTAGGAGAGAAGAATTCAATCCTGAACAgtttaatagagagagaaatatgCATAATTACAAGAGAAGACATAAAGTGGAAAACAGTAATGATATTGGCTCACAATTAAAGCCTATCTCTACTATGGCTCCTACACCCATTTTTGCAAACAGTATAGCTGCATCAGTTACTAAATTTGTGGTCCCATATAATACAGTTGAATCTTCAAAATTTGTTTTGCCTGTTGGAAGAACAGGTTTGAGCATATCTATTCCAAAAAATGCACCAACAAGTATTGCATCATTCTTGCCACCAGTAGCTACAAAATGTGGCATACCTTCAACCAGACCTGCACACATTCTTCCCTCTACAAACAAAAGTTTCTCACAGGATAAAGTTGTCACAATCACAAGTTCAGTTAAATCTCAAACACCTTCCCTGGTAACTAATATTCCACAACAGGGAAATACTGTTATTTTTTCCCAGGATGCAGGAAAACTCGTTCCCACCACAGTTATAACCCAGCCAATGTATCAAGTAACTATTCCTCAAACCTCGCCCATGGAGTCAGTTTACATGATGGTCCCAGCAAGTTCAAGTACACAGTTTGTATCAAGGTCTGGTCCACCTTCATTGGTTTCTACCATATTACCATGGCAGACATCAGGACAGTTTTGTGCAACTAATCCTGTAAATTCAGGTAAAATTAGCAGTTGTACTGGGAAATCACCAGTCACAAAATATTGTCTGAAAAGTTACGTTCATCCAGATGCTTCCAAAAGTGCTCAGATGAAGTCTGCCTCATTTCTAACAGCAAAGGTTCCTGTCATTTTTAACACTAATACATCGGGACCAGTTAAAATATTAATTAACACCAAGTCCAATATTGTcagtaatataaaaaataatgtaagatCACAAGACAATAGAGATAGCAATGTTGAACTAACTAGTGAGCAGAACTGCAAATCTGAATATGTCCATAGTCTTCGACAAAGGCTATTAAAAAAAAAGCCATATCCTGATTTCATTCAAAAAAAGTTAACTTACCTCCTCAGGGATGAATTAAAATCACATTTGCCAGGTATGCCTGAAACTATTCTCAAACTACTTGATCTTCCACCACAGGCACTTCGCCGTGGTTACTTTGTTGTTAGAGACTTGAAAGCTCTACGAACCGAAGCATTAAGACTTCATTTAGGTGTTATTTATAGAGAGCATGTTAAAGTGTGCACAGTTAACAACTGTCAAACGTGCTTTGATTTTCTCCAGCGAAAAGAGAGGCTCTCGCTGGCACGAAAAGAGCAATCTACAAGTTCAAAGTTTCAAGGCAGGAGGACCAGCCTTGGAAAGGGGCGTACAAGAGGCAGGGGTCGTAAGAGAAGGGGTGGACGGGCAGGTGGAACAAATGACAACGATCCCAGTTATGAACCACCTCAAAGTTTTTTTAACAATTCAAAGAGGAAATTTGAGGATAACCAAGATAAAGTACTAAAAATAGCCAAATCAGGTAATTCTGTTGAGAAGTATAACAGTGTACCAGAATTGGTTAATGAAATTCAGATCATGGATAATCACTCATTCAGAATTAAAATAAAAAGATCATATTCTGAATCAGACATTCACACACTAACTGAGATGACCTCCCTTAAAGTTGACAGGCCTCGTAGTTGTGACGATTCCTACCTCGTGCTTTACCACACTCTCAAAGATTCATGCAGATGCCAAAATTTAGGATGGTTTGGAAATTTTCTAAAAGAACAAGAAAATAAAATTACAAAACAAATTCAAGTATGTAGTCATGGAACCAAGGTTGAAAAAAGGGAAAGTTTTACTGAGAACATGTTGAAAACTGCAACCTATGATTTACTCTTGAAAAAACAACTAGAAAAAG ATTATATACCTTTCTCTGAGACCAATGGAGGcgaacaaaagcagcagcagcagcagagtagtGGCGTCTGTCTAAAGCCATTGTCCCTTAAACTTCAGTCCTTAGAAATTGGCCCTTTAATTATTGCTGCCAAATACAGCATCTTCTACCCCAAACTGCATGTAATTTATTCTGCAAG GAAAATGGTTTATGAATTTGTGATCTGGCCACATCATGTGAAAGATAAAGAACAAACAGTGGTAGAGCCACCAGTTGAAAACCCCCTGCATCTCTTGCTTACTATTGATGTGCCCTTCAAAAGCCTCCATGCAATTTCAGTTAATTTTAACAAG